From the Lathyrus oleraceus cultivar Zhongwan6 chromosome 4, CAAS_Psat_ZW6_1.0, whole genome shotgun sequence genome, one window contains:
- the LOC127073964 gene encoding transcription factor MYB86: MGRHSCCLKQKLRKGLWSPEEDEKLFNHITRFGVGCWSSVPKQAGLQRCGKSCRLRWINYLRPDLKRGMFSQQEEDVIISLHELLGNRWAQIAAQLPGRTDNEIKNFWNSCLKKKLMKQGIDPATHKPLTEPYIKEESKLTEKTATNPMQIPSVTSQGSSFLISDSSYFDNNGLSEASRDIFSSKSALDPLFCYDFQSGYTLPMNNYQSESQFGINPSYGFSSMPSLTNSDHAVVSVTEFSDNNSPSKISSLLFMNDQVKESNSSNSSNMSTIYPSQMRTTMIENNNNNAGFSWDGDNKLDPLFQFQVNAIKSEDFGTSSWEEGQIQTQNSIDFNSYPLTSLSEDLTEANFDVFHHI; encoded by the exons ATGGGTCGCCATTCCTGTTGTTTAAAGCAGAAattaagaaaaggtttatggtcACCGGAAGAAGATGAGAAGCTTTTCAATCACATAACTAGATTCGGTGTTGGTTGCTGGAGTTCTGTTCCCAAACAAGCCG GACTTCAAAGATGCGGAAAAAGTTGTAGATTGAGATGGATAAACTATTTGAGGCCCGATTTAAAGAGAGGAATGTTCTCGCAACAAGAAGAGGATGTTATAATTAGTCTTCATGAGCTTCTTGGAAATAG GTGGGCTCAAATTGCAGCACAATTACCGGGGAGAACCGATAATGAAATTAAGAATTTCTGGAATTCGTGTTTAAAGAAGAAGCTTATGAAGCAAGGGATTGATCCAGCAACACATAAGCCTCTAACAGAACCATATATTAAGGAAGAGAGCAAATTAACAGAAAAAACAGCAACAAATCCGATGCAAATTCCATCGGTTACATCACAAGGTTCATCGTTTCTTATAAGTGATTCGAGTTACTTTGATAATAATGGCTTATCAGAAGCTTCTAGAGATATTTTCAGTAGCAAATCAGCATTGGATCCTTTGTTCTGCTATGATTTCCAATCTGGTTATACCTTACCTATGAATAATTATCAGAGTGAAAGCCAATTTGGTATAAATCCAAGCTATGGTTTTTCTTCAATGCCGAGTCTAACGAATTCGGATCACGCGGTCGTGTCGGTAACCGAGTTTTCAGACAACAATTCACCTTCAAAAATCAGTTCATTATTGTTCATGAATGATCAAGTGAAAGAAAGTAATTCAAGCAATAGCTCCAACATGAGCACTATTTATCCTTCTCAGATGAGAACTACCATGattgaaaataataataataatgcagGATTTTCTTGGGATGGAGATAACAAATTAGACCCTTTGTTTCAGTTTCAAGTGAATGCTATAAAATCTGAAGATTTTGGAACTAGTTCATGGGAAGAAGGACAAATTCAAACTCAGAATTCAATAGATTTCAATAGCTATCCTTTAACATCACTCTCAGAAGATTTAACAGAAGCAAATTTTGATGTATTCCATCATATCTGA